From Balaenoptera acutorostrata chromosome 8, mBalAcu1.1, whole genome shotgun sequence, the proteins below share one genomic window:
- the LOC103020463 gene encoding LOW QUALITY PROTEIN: endonuclease V-like (The sequence of the model RefSeq protein was modified relative to this genomic sequence to represent the inferred CDS: deleted 2 bases in 1 codon) translates to MAGKAGRPPEETLSLWKREQALLKTLVVDWDTEAWQRDPAFSGLQRVGGVDVSFVKGDSVSACASLVVLSYPEPEVMYEDCRMVSLTDPYVSGFLAFREVPFLVDVVQWLWQKEPRLMPQVLFVDGNGVLHHQGFGVACHLGVLTDLSSIGVAKKLLQVDGLENNALHKEKIRLLKAGGDSFPLMGGSGTILGMALKSHDHSTKPLCVSVGHKMSLEAAVRLTHGCCKFRILEALHQADIHSPDYIRRTLGVQGAPLAAERSKKAQRPKPCPQGVSEEPTDLEIIH, encoded by the exons ATGGCCGGAAAGGCTGGGAGGCCGCCAGAGGAAACACTGTCGCTCTGGAAACGGGAGCAAGCCCTGTTGAAGACCCTTGTTGTGGACTGGGACACGGAGGCGTGGCAACGGGACCCCGCCTTTTCGGGCCTGCAGAGGGTCGGGGGCGTGGACGTGTCCTTTGTGAAGGGCGACAGTGTCAGCGCCTGTGCCTCCCTGGTGGTGCTCAGCTACCCTGAGCCCGAGGTGATGTATGAGGACTGTCGCATGGTGAGCCTGACAGACCCCTATGTGTCAGGCTTCCTGGCCTTCCGAGAGGTGCCCTTCCTGGTGGACGTGGTACAGTGGCTGTGGCAGAAGGAGCCCCGCCTCATGCCCCAGGTCCTTTTTGTGGATGGAAATGGGGTGCTTCACCACCAAGGCTTTGGGGTGGCCTGCCACCTTGGTGTCCTCACAGACCTGTCCAGCATCGGGGTGGCCAAGAAACTCCTGCAGGTGGACGGGCTGGAGAACAACGCTCTGCACAAGGAGAAGATACGGCTCCTGAAGGCTGGAGGAGACTCATTTCCTCTGATGGGAGGTTCCGGGACCATCCTGGGCATGGCGCTGAAGAGCCACGACCACAGCACCAAgcccctctgtgtctctgtgggcCACAAAATGAGCCTGGAGGCAGCCGTGCGCCTGACCCATGGCTGCTGCAAGTTTCGGATTCTGGAGGCCCTGCACCAGGCTGACATCCACTCCCCAGACTACATCCGCAGGACCCTGGGAGTCCAAGGGGCCCCT CTTGCGGCCGAAAGGAGCAAGAAGGCACAGAGGCCAAAGCCGTGCCCCCAGGGAGTCTCAGAAGAGCCCACAGATTTAGAAATTATCCATTGA